A window of Echeneis naucrates chromosome 13, fEcheNa1.1, whole genome shotgun sequence contains these coding sequences:
- the rrp8 gene encoding ribosomal RNA-processing protein 8, whose amino-acid sequence MFNEDEDWNDEQDAQSLSKSVPENTQKVNKATNLKSKAVGKKSLLRTLQTLGSVPEWKAEERQQDSDSEPEANAPSHSKKKKKRRKKRKHAATSDEQQENGDLEEEKPAAKRRNTGKKSGGPKLKTPNAVETKEEHMTKSATININKQKNPEGLTRQQWKNKMKNKRKCKNKYQQNVSEGEKDKAESPDKNKLKVEVKTDSNSNNNNSGKNSHTAAQKTKQKECVPQKRKKSAEDTDTSSASEMQTTKEEKQLFLKKKKTKADKVEKGAESSAEMEITSDQQELPVERKKTELSKEQILKRERLRKMLHVQEPKQQESPAKHKEEPTAEVEADREVKLDRSASLRVRMEQRLESARFRYINEVLYSTASGEAKRMFKQDPEAFWVYHRGYTAQVQRWPANPVDTIISYIQQKPASLVVADFGCGDCKIARSVKNKVHSFDLAAACELVTVSDMANVPLPDSSVDIAVFCLSLMGTNLADFLAEANRVLKMRGILKIAEVASRFENVRSFITALANLGFKLVSKDTENTHFYSFEFVKSGDAPENIKKFGLQLKPCLYKKR is encoded by the exons ATGTTTAATGAAGATGAAGACTGGAACGATGAACAAGACGCTCAGTCTCTCAGTAAGAGTGTCCcggaaaacacacagaaggtcAACAAGGCCACAAATCTCAAG TCCAAGGCTGTCGGTAAAAAGAGCCTGCTGAGGACCCTGCAGACACTGGGATCAGTGCCAGAGTGGAAAGCTGAGGAACGCCAGCAGGACAGTGACAGCGAACCAGAAGCCAATGCTCCATCacacagcaagaaaaagaagaagagaagaaaaaagcgAAAACATGCAGCAACATCAGATGAGCAGCAAGAGAATGGAGACTTAGAAGAGGAAAAACCCGCTgcaaaaaggagaaacacagGCAAGAAATCTG GAGGCCCAAAGCTAAAAACCCCAAATGCAGTTGAGACAAAAGAAGAACATATGACTAAATCTGCAACGATTAAtataaacaagcaaaagaaCCCAGAGGGCCTGACCAGACaacagtggaaaaataaaatgaagaacaagaggaaatgtaaaaataaataccagCAGAATGTGTCTGAGGGGGAAAAGGATAAAGCAGAATCTCCAGATAAAAACAAGCTGAAGGTAGAGGTAAAAACTGATTCAAAtagcaacaataacaacagtggaaaaaactctcacacagcagctcagaaaacaaaacagaaagaatgCGTaccacagaaaaggaaaaagtctgCAGAGGACACCGACACGTCCTCTGCATcagaaatgcaaacaacaaaagaggaaaagcagcttttcttaaagaagaaaaaaacaaaggctgacAAAGTTGAAAAGGGTGCTGAATCTTCTGCTGAAATGGAAATTAccagtgatcagcaggagctACCcgtagaaagaaagaaaacggAGCTGAGCAAAGAACAGATTCTGAAAAGAGAGAGGCTGCGGAAGATGCTTCACGTCCAGGAACCAAAGCAACAAGAGAGTCCTGCCAAGCACAAAGAAGAGCCGACAGCAGAAGTAGAAGCAGACCGAGAGGTGAAGCTGGACCGCTCTGCCTCTCTCAGGGTCCGCATGGAGCAGCGCCTGGAATCTGCCCGTTTCCGCTACATTAATGAAGTTCTGTACAGCACAGCCAGCGGTGAGGCTAAACGCATGTTCAAGCAGGATCCAGAGGCCTTCTGGGTCTACCACAGGGGTTACACTGCACAGGTTCAGAGGTGGCCCGCCAACCCGGTAGACACCATCATCTCTTACATTCAGCAAAA ACCAGCCTCGCTAGTGGTTGCAGATTTTGGTTGTGGTGACTGTAAGATAGCCCGCAGTGTGAAGAACAAGGTCCACAGCTTCGACCTGGCAGCTGCCTGTGAGCTTGTTACAGTCTCTGACATGGCCAAT GTCCCCCTTCCTGACAGTTCTGTAGACATCGCTGTCTTCTGCCTTTCCCTCATGGGGACCAACTTGGCAGATTTTTTAGCAGAGGCCAATCGAGTTTTAAAGATGAG GGGTATCCTTAAAATAGCAGAAGTGGCGAGTAGATTTGAAAACGTGCGGAGCTTCATCACTGCACTGGCAAATCTAGGATTCAAGTTGGTGTCCAAG gacacagaaaatacacatttcTACTCTTTTGAATTTGTGAAATCAGGAGATGCTccagaaaatataaagaaatttGGACTTCAGTTGAAGCCTTGTCTGTACAAGAAAAGATGA